Proteins encoded by one window of Pradoshia eiseniae:
- a CDS encoding YtpI family protein: MPILVFFIVTSLSFYIYYKAKTFRTQHPMQRACLKGKSSMTLGLFVLIFGINQLYLYQTTLTYFIGGIFIIMGALSLYGGFKMYRHFAPLAEDEFQALSK, from the coding sequence ATGCCGATACTTGTTTTCTTTATTGTGACGTCCCTTTCCTTCTACATTTACTATAAAGCAAAAACCTTCCGGACACAGCATCCAATGCAGCGTGCATGCCTAAAAGGAAAATCATCTATGACACTCGGATTGTTTGTTTTGATATTCGGGATTAATCAATTGTATCTGTACCAAACAACACTCACTTATTTCATCGGAGGCATCTTCATCATCATGGGAGCGCTTAGCTTATACGGCGGTTTTAAAATGTACCGTCACTTCGCACCGCTCGCTGAGGATGAATTCCAGGCCTTATCTAAATAA
- a CDS encoding NAD(P)-dependent malic enzyme: protein MTLREEALHMHRVNKGKLETVSKVPVRNAKDLSLAYSPGVAEPCKQIHDKPDTVYEYTIKGNTVAVVSDGTAVLGLGNIGPEAALPVMEGKALLFKSFAGVDAFPICLNTNDVDKIVETVKLLEPTFGGVNLEDIAAPNCFVIEERLKREANIPVFHDDQHGTAIVTLAGLVNALKLSNKKMSEIKVVASGAGAAGIAIIKLLYNFGVRDLIMCDSKGAIFEDRPYGMNQVKAEVAKYTNRSRSEGSLQDVIKDADVFIGVSVADALTAEMVQSMAEDPIIFAMANPTPEIMPELAKEAGAKVVGTGRSDFPNQVNNVLAFPGIFRGALDVRATHINEKMKVAAVHAIADLISEDELHADYVIPAPFDPRVAPAVAAAVAKAAMETGVARLKVDPEEIRKKTELLSSIGKSE from the coding sequence ATGACTTTAAGAGAAGAAGCGCTGCATATGCATCGTGTTAACAAAGGTAAATTGGAAACGGTGTCTAAAGTTCCGGTTCGAAATGCAAAAGATTTGAGCTTGGCCTATTCTCCAGGCGTAGCAGAACCTTGCAAGCAAATACATGATAAGCCGGATACAGTATATGAATATACCATAAAAGGCAATACGGTCGCTGTTGTCTCCGATGGGACAGCCGTCCTTGGACTTGGCAATATTGGCCCGGAAGCTGCCTTGCCTGTTATGGAAGGAAAGGCCTTGCTATTTAAGAGTTTCGCAGGTGTGGATGCTTTTCCAATCTGCTTAAATACAAATGACGTAGATAAAATCGTGGAAACAGTCAAGCTGCTTGAGCCCACTTTTGGCGGAGTGAATTTGGAGGATATTGCAGCACCGAATTGCTTTGTCATTGAAGAACGGTTAAAGCGGGAAGCGAATATTCCGGTCTTCCATGATGATCAGCATGGAACAGCCATTGTGACGCTTGCTGGGCTTGTGAACGCATTGAAGCTATCCAATAAAAAAATGTCAGAGATAAAAGTGGTGGCGAGCGGAGCGGGTGCAGCCGGCATCGCTATCATAAAGCTATTATATAATTTCGGCGTGCGTGATCTTATCATGTGTGATAGTAAGGGAGCGATTTTCGAAGATCGCCCATATGGAATGAACCAAGTGAAAGCTGAGGTTGCGAAATACACGAACCGCAGCAGATCAGAAGGGTCGCTACAGGATGTAATCAAGGATGCTGATGTCTTTATTGGCGTATCGGTCGCTGATGCGCTAACAGCTGAGATGGTTCAATCCATGGCGGAAGATCCAATCATCTTTGCAATGGCCAATCCGACGCCGGAAATCATGCCAGAGCTTGCGAAAGAGGCGGGAGCTAAAGTCGTGGGCACAGGCCGGTCTGATTTTCCTAACCAGGTCAATAATGTACTGGCATTTCCGGGCATTTTTCGGGGAGCTCTAGATGTGCGTGCCACGCATATTAATGAGAAGATGAAGGTGGCTGCTGTCCATGCTATCGCAGATTTGATTTCAGAGGATGAGCTGCACGCGGATTATGTCATTCCTGCACCTTTCGATCCGCGGGTTGCACCAGCTGTGGCAGCTGCGGTGGCTAAAGCGGCAATGGAAACTGGTGTAGCGAGATTGAAGGTTGACCCAGAAGAGATTAGAAAAAAGACAGAGTTATTATCATCAATTGGGAAAAGCGAGTGA
- a CDS encoding FadR/GntR family transcriptional regulator — protein sequence MEQRQDGGQSKVYLEIVRKLQRMIEQDKLVPGDKIPSERELSERLNVGRSSVREALRALELLGLIETRRGEGTFIYNFQEHKLVELLGSFFVLEGKTKEDLLEVKLLLEKDCIRILADLSKGNPGMGIEFYDWARNHSFTDEEFFTKLAILTDNRLMERIWRTVNSYVKASGSIFPISERKQYIALAALLEKGQKEEALNIYENNIRKSVNAE from the coding sequence GTGGAGCAAAGGCAAGATGGAGGACAATCAAAGGTTTATCTAGAAATCGTACGTAAGCTTCAGAGGATGATTGAGCAAGACAAGCTTGTTCCGGGAGATAAGATTCCCTCTGAAAGGGAGCTTTCAGAAAGGCTGAATGTTGGCCGCTCATCAGTTCGTGAGGCGTTAAGAGCGCTTGAGCTTTTGGGTTTGATTGAAACGCGGCGGGGGGAAGGCACATTTATTTATAACTTTCAGGAGCATAAGCTTGTCGAGCTCTTAGGTTCTTTTTTCGTGCTTGAAGGCAAGACGAAGGAAGATTTGCTTGAAGTGAAGCTGCTGCTTGAGAAGGATTGTATTCGAATCTTGGCTGATTTGAGTAAAGGTAATCCTGGAATGGGCATAGAATTTTACGATTGGGCAAGGAACCATTCATTTACCGATGAAGAATTCTTTACCAAGTTGGCGATACTGACAGATAATAGATTGATGGAGAGAATTTGGAGAACGGTCAACAGCTATGTAAAAGCTTCCGGCAGTATCTTCCCTATTTCTGAACGTAAGCAATACATCGCTTTAGCTGCCTTGTTAGAGAAGGGGCAAAAGGAAGAGGCTCTTAACATCTACGAAAATAACATCAGGAAGAGTGTAAACGCCGAATAA
- a CDS encoding YtrH family sporulation protein has translation MDQAFLPAFINSFFISLGVLLGGSLIGGLAAFITGQPPLTHVFRLSEGLRIWAIVAAIGGTFDAVYSFERGIFHGETKDIFKQIMLIISALGGAQAGALIIHWLTQEQMHP, from the coding sequence ATGGACCAAGCATTTCTACCAGCCTTCATTAACAGCTTCTTCATTTCATTAGGAGTTTTATTAGGCGGCTCCTTAATAGGAGGACTCGCCGCCTTCATTACCGGACAGCCTCCCTTAACCCATGTATTCCGCCTATCGGAAGGATTAAGGATATGGGCAATTGTCGCTGCCATCGGAGGCACCTTTGATGCAGTTTATTCATTTGAACGAGGCATTTTTCACGGGGAAACGAAGGATATCTTCAAGCAAATCATGCTCATCATCTCTGCCCTTGGCGGAGCTCAGGCTGGCGCGCTCATCATCCATTGGCTCACACAGGAGCAAATGCATCCATGA
- the accD gene encoding acetyl-CoA carboxylase, carboxyltransferase subunit beta, translating to MLKDVFSRGRRKKYATIPSDKAKQDIPEGIMMKCPSCKVIKYSKEIIKNEKVCPKCGYHHPMTAYERMKSISDEGTFEEINRMMVSENPLSFEGYLEKLDQDRKKTNMNEAVLTGVCQISGLTSVVAIMDSTFRMGSMGSAVGEKITRAIEKADELKVPFIIFTASGGARMQEGVLSLMQMAKTSAALKRFSDHQGLIISVMTHPTTGGVSASFASLGDYNLAEPGALIGFAGRRIIEQTIHEKLPDDFQTSEFLLEHGQLDAVIHRSELKATLTNIMEIHTAGGNE from the coding sequence TTGTTAAAAGATGTTTTTTCAAGAGGGCGCAGAAAAAAATACGCAACCATTCCATCGGATAAAGCGAAGCAGGATATACCGGAAGGAATTATGATGAAATGCCCTTCATGCAAAGTAATCAAATATTCCAAAGAAATAATCAAAAATGAAAAGGTTTGCCCTAAATGCGGATATCATCATCCGATGACCGCTTATGAGCGAATGAAGAGTATTAGTGATGAAGGAACCTTTGAAGAAATAAATCGGATGATGGTATCTGAGAATCCATTATCTTTCGAGGGATATCTAGAGAAATTAGATCAGGATCGAAAGAAAACAAATATGAATGAAGCGGTCTTGACAGGAGTCTGTCAAATAAGTGGTCTGACCAGTGTGGTTGCTATTATGGATTCGACATTCCGAATGGGAAGCATGGGGTCAGCTGTTGGAGAGAAAATCACACGCGCCATTGAGAAGGCGGATGAATTGAAGGTGCCCTTCATCATCTTTACAGCTTCTGGGGGAGCCAGGATGCAGGAGGGCGTATTAAGCCTGATGCAAATGGCTAAGACAAGTGCCGCTTTGAAACGATTCAGCGACCATCAAGGCTTGATTATTTCTGTCATGACCCATCCGACAACAGGCGGCGTTTCAGCGAGTTTTGCATCACTTGGAGATTATAACCTGGCTGAACCCGGAGCCTTAATCGGATTTGCTGGAAGGAGAATTATCGAGCAGACCATTCATGAAAAATTACCGGATGATTTCCAAACATCCGAGTTCTTGCTTGAGCATGGACAGTTGGACGCTGTCATCCATCGCAGTGAACTGAAAGCTACATTGACTAATATTATGGAGATTCACACGGCGGGAGGTAATGAGTGA
- the ytrI gene encoding sporulation membrane protein YtrI, producing the protein MRIPPYYRNPMWQRFFAGIAIGAVMSWALFFYMFGDLQEKQVQLIQTQQDTIKDLSEEVDIWQSEYEILNKRNESRLLVQDVSVRITNYKKYRLDPLSVFEVEQSIQKDFSSLIGKDLENVSKGKELLKRAIINKDIKVNSRHYQLEIRELVIYTNIEIELAIRQM; encoded by the coding sequence ATGAGAATCCCCCCTTATTACCGCAATCCTATGTGGCAGCGCTTCTTCGCAGGAATAGCGATTGGCGCCGTTATGAGCTGGGCCCTTTTCTTTTACATGTTTGGGGACCTCCAGGAGAAACAGGTCCAGCTCATCCAGACTCAGCAGGATACCATCAAGGATTTATCCGAAGAGGTGGACATTTGGCAAAGCGAGTACGAAATACTTAACAAGCGAAACGAAAGCCGCTTGCTCGTCCAGGATGTCTCCGTCCGCATCACCAACTACAAGAAGTACCGGCTTGACCCGCTCAGTGTATTCGAGGTAGAACAAAGCATCCAAAAGGATTTCTCCTCCCTGATCGGCAAGGATTTAGAAAACGTCAGTAAAGGGAAGGAGCTGCTTAAACGGGCCATCATCAATAAAGACATAAAGGTGAACAGCCGCCATTATCAGCTCGAAATAAGGGAGCTGGTTATTTATACGAATATTGAAATTGAACTAGCCATTAGGCAAATGTAA
- a CDS encoding CBS domain-containing protein, whose protein sequence is MATKHEQILHYIDELPVGQKISVRQIAKALSVSEGTAYRAIKEAENKGYVSTIERVGTIRIERKKKENIEKLTFAEVVNIVDGQVLGGRTGLHKTLNKFVIGAMELDAMMRYTEAGNLLIVGNRVKAHELALKAGAAVLITGGFDTVDAIKRLADELQMPIISTSYDTFTVATMINRAIYDQLIKKEILLVEDILIPTERTEVLRVGNTIENWTTLNRQTKHSRFPVVDENMRLQGMVTSRDILGLSADTQIEKVMTKSPIFTGEKTSVASAAHMMVWEGIELLPVVDNRNILIGIISRQDVLKALQMSQRQPQVGETIDDVIANQMNVIQGEDKFECEVTPQMTNHLGTISYGVFTALVIEAANRALRGYKRGELVVENMSVYFLKPVQLESILTIAPNILEVGRKFGKVEIDVFNEGKLVGKAMLMCQLLER, encoded by the coding sequence TTGGCTACTAAGCATGAACAAATATTACATTATATTGATGAACTTCCGGTTGGGCAGAAAATCTCCGTCCGGCAGATTGCGAAGGCTCTATCGGTGAGTGAAGGAACGGCTTACCGTGCAATTAAAGAAGCCGAGAATAAGGGCTATGTGAGTACAATTGAGCGTGTTGGCACGATTCGGATTGAGCGCAAGAAGAAAGAGAACATTGAGAAGCTGACATTTGCAGAAGTGGTCAATATTGTTGATGGACAGGTTCTTGGCGGGAGGACTGGCCTCCATAAAACATTGAATAAGTTTGTCATCGGGGCGATGGAGCTTGATGCAATGATGCGCTATACGGAGGCCGGGAACCTTCTTATTGTCGGGAATCGGGTGAAGGCGCATGAGCTTGCCTTGAAGGCGGGAGCGGCTGTCCTGATTACGGGAGGATTTGATACGGTCGATGCTATTAAGAGGCTGGCCGATGAATTGCAAATGCCGATTATTTCAACCTCCTATGATACGTTTACAGTAGCGACGATGATCAACCGGGCCATCTATGATCAATTGATCAAGAAGGAAATCCTCCTTGTGGAGGATATTTTGATTCCGACTGAACGGACAGAAGTACTGCGAGTAGGGAATACAATCGAGAATTGGACAACCCTAAACAGGCAAACGAAGCACAGCCGATTCCCTGTAGTCGATGAGAATATGCGGCTGCAAGGAATGGTCACTTCCCGGGACATCCTTGGCTTAAGCGCTGACACCCAAATTGAGAAGGTCATGACGAAAAGTCCGATTTTCACGGGGGAGAAGACAAGCGTAGCTAGTGCTGCCCATATGATGGTTTGGGAAGGGATTGAATTGCTGCCTGTTGTGGATAACCGAAATATTCTGATTGGCATCATCAGCCGCCAGGATGTTCTCAAGGCGCTGCAGATGAGCCAGAGACAGCCACAGGTAGGTGAGACAATTGATGATGTCATTGCTAACCAGATGAATGTCATTCAAGGTGAGGATAAGTTTGAATGCGAAGTGACCCCGCAGATGACGAATCATTTGGGAACCATTTCGTATGGTGTCTTTACCGCGCTTGTAATCGAAGCTGCGAACCGGGCGCTCCGAGGCTATAAGAGGGGCGAGCTTGTCGTGGAAAACATGTCCGTTTATTTCCTGAAGCCTGTACAGCTCGAGAGTATTTTGACCATTGCGCCTAATATTCTTGAAGTCGGCCGCAAATTTGGGAAGGTAGAGATTGATGTATTCAATGAGGGTAAACTGGTCGGAAAAGCGATGCTGATGTGCCAGCTGCTTGAGCGCTGA
- a CDS encoding metal-dependent hydrolase: MKVSYHGHSVVKIETDKHQILIDPFITGNELTDLKVEDVSPDFILLTHGHSDHVGDTVELAKKHDALVICNFEMSTYLGWKGVKTHGMSIGGAYDFDFGRVKLTQAFHGTGFEENGQIIYGGMPAGILVTIDGKTVFHAGDTGLFSDMKLIGDRHPIDLAFIPIGDNFTMGPEDAALAVEFLHPKLAVPIHYDTFPPIKQDPHHFASLCEEGVVKVMAPGDSVDL; encoded by the coding sequence TTGAAGGTTTCGTATCACGGCCATTCAGTTGTCAAAATTGAAACGGACAAGCATCAAATCTTAATTGATCCATTTATCACGGGAAATGAGCTGACGGACTTGAAGGTGGAGGATGTCAGCCCTGACTTCATTCTTCTAACACATGGCCATAGTGACCATGTGGGGGATACGGTTGAGCTCGCTAAAAAGCATGATGCCCTTGTTATTTGCAACTTTGAGATGAGTACATATCTTGGCTGGAAAGGCGTCAAAACACATGGGATGTCCATTGGTGGCGCCTATGATTTTGATTTTGGTCGTGTGAAGCTTACGCAGGCCTTTCACGGGACTGGCTTTGAGGAGAATGGCCAGATTATCTATGGCGGGATGCCGGCTGGCATTCTAGTAACCATTGATGGCAAGACGGTCTTTCATGCAGGCGATACCGGGCTCTTCTCTGACATGAAGCTGATTGGGGACCGGCATCCAATTGATCTTGCATTTATTCCAATCGGGGATAACTTCACAATGGGGCCGGAGGATGCGGCGCTCGCTGTCGAATTCCTGCATCCAAAGCTAGCTGTTCCGATTCACTATGATACGTTTCCGCCAATTAAGCAGGACCCGCATCATTTCGCTTCCCTCTGTGAGGAGGGTGTCGTGAAGGTGATGGCTCCCGGTGATTCTGTGGACTTATAG
- the dnaE gene encoding DNA polymerase III subunit alpha has protein sequence MIKKKDVTPMSFVHLHVYSAYSLLESTLSVKEIVAGAKMRGYKAVALTDRNVMYAAPSFYKECEAQGMKPIIGLTCDLLNEEETSSFPLLLLAKNNQGYKNLMKISSAIQTRSNEGLPIRWLKGYSNGLLAISPGAEGQIEGLLEQGDEEGAAALVNKYKQIFQEGCFYLSLPRNKKPSWEKVKQLARDMSVPLVAVGPVRYMDKEDFQAYQGLTCLKDNIKLADLEDRSISREESMHLASMAEMVEWYGEEPDALENSVKIAKCCSVTIDFHQKLLPKFPVPDGRTADAYLTEICYRGLKRRYPEGDKRHEDRLNYELSVIAKMGFSDYFLIVWDFMNHAHKTGILTGPGRGSAAGSIVSYSLGITNVDPMKNDLLFERFLNPERITMPDIDIDFPDNRREEMIRYVADKYGALHVAQIITFGTFGMKAALRDAARVSGLNAKEIEQLSRTLPPGHGMTIRQALADSARLREWVQQAEHHQRIIDMAQKWEGLPRHTSIHAAGVVMTDRPLTEIIPIQAGHEGVYLTQFTMEYLEEIGLLKMDFLGLRNLTLLDQIIKQIERFTGQRVQLSQLPLDDKKTYELLSKGQTSGIFQFESGGMQNVLQKLKPTSFGDLVAVNALYRPGPMDNIPAYIARKHGQETVSYPHPVLKEILEPTYGIIVYQEQIMQIASTMAGFSLGEADLLRRAVSKKKKDVLDQEREHFVRGAERNGYDTRRANDVYDLIVRFANYGFPKSHAVAYSLIAYQLAYLKANYFLHFMSGIMTSVIGNEEKIIQYVQELKSNGYELLPPSINRSHYPFVIEKGKGIRYSLAGIKGIGASVLREIVQARKNGPFADLFDFCVRVPARVLNRKVLENLCYAGAFDEFSIDRASILASIDVALEHVELVRPSNGDASFFDSDDEMIKPKYMIVDPMPSTIKLQKEKEVLGFYLSDHPLSAYRKKLTHAGALPIVKYHPGMSGYLGAFIQSVKTIRTKKGENMAFFTAGDETGEMDCVAFPDVYRHSNVLLKEGNMLLLEGKSEERNGKKQFVLKAIYNLHDENEQLRQLFKSLFIRLTPDRQTPTNLAEIKRCLAGYRGNVKVYLRYEKEAKTIQLSKENWVTPSSQLISMLEEIAGKGNVLLKED, from the coding sequence ATGATAAAGAAAAAGGATGTGACGCCAATGTCATTTGTCCATCTTCATGTATATAGTGCTTATAGCTTGCTTGAGAGCACCTTGTCGGTGAAGGAAATTGTCGCCGGTGCCAAGATGCGCGGATACAAAGCCGTTGCATTAACCGACCGCAATGTAATGTATGCGGCTCCGTCTTTTTATAAGGAATGCGAAGCACAAGGAATGAAACCAATCATTGGTTTGACATGTGATCTGCTGAATGAGGAGGAGACAAGCAGCTTCCCGCTCCTGCTTTTAGCGAAGAATAATCAAGGCTATAAGAATTTGATGAAAATTTCAAGCGCCATTCAGACACGGTCAAATGAAGGGTTGCCAATCAGATGGCTGAAAGGCTATTCGAATGGATTATTAGCGATTAGTCCAGGAGCCGAAGGACAGATTGAAGGGCTGCTGGAACAAGGCGATGAGGAAGGCGCTGCTGCGCTTGTAAATAAATATAAGCAAATCTTTCAGGAAGGCTGCTTTTATCTTTCGCTGCCTCGGAATAAGAAACCGAGCTGGGAGAAAGTTAAACAGCTGGCGCGGGATATGTCTGTCCCGCTTGTCGCAGTTGGTCCAGTCCGCTATATGGATAAAGAGGATTTTCAGGCCTATCAGGGGCTTACATGCTTAAAGGACAATATTAAGCTTGCAGATTTAGAGGATAGAAGCATCAGCAGGGAGGAGTCGATGCACCTAGCCTCTATGGCTGAGATGGTCGAATGGTATGGAGAGGAGCCTGATGCTTTGGAGAATTCGGTCAAAATTGCTAAGTGCTGCTCTGTCACCATAGACTTCCATCAAAAGCTGCTTCCCAAGTTTCCTGTGCCAGATGGGAGGACAGCAGATGCCTATTTGACCGAAATATGTTACCGGGGTCTAAAGAGGCGTTACCCAGAAGGCGATAAGCGTCATGAAGACCGTTTGAACTATGAACTCTCGGTGATTGCCAAGATGGGATTCAGTGATTATTTCCTCATTGTGTGGGATTTCATGAACCATGCGCATAAAACAGGCATATTAACAGGACCTGGGCGAGGCTCTGCCGCAGGCTCTATTGTCTCCTATAGCCTTGGAATCACGAATGTCGATCCCATGAAGAATGATCTTTTATTTGAGCGTTTCCTGAATCCGGAGAGAATCACGATGCCGGATATTGATATCGATTTCCCGGATAATCGCAGGGAAGAGATGATTCGATATGTGGCTGATAAATATGGGGCTCTTCATGTCGCTCAAATCATCACGTTCGGTACTTTTGGCATGAAAGCGGCACTGAGGGATGCTGCAAGAGTGTCCGGATTAAATGCGAAAGAAATTGAACAATTATCTAGGACACTCCCGCCAGGACATGGGATGACGATTCGTCAGGCTTTGGCGGATTCTGCCCGCCTGCGCGAGTGGGTGCAGCAAGCGGAGCATCATCAAAGAATCATCGATATGGCACAAAAGTGGGAGGGACTGCCACGGCACACATCTATCCATGCTGCTGGCGTTGTGATGACGGACCGTCCACTCACAGAAATCATCCCTATCCAGGCAGGGCATGAAGGCGTTTATTTAACCCAATTTACGATGGAATACCTGGAAGAAATCGGACTCCTGAAGATGGATTTCCTGGGTTTGCGTAATTTGACGCTGCTTGACCAAATAATCAAGCAAATTGAGAGATTTACGGGGCAAAGAGTCCAATTAAGCCAATTGCCGCTTGATGATAAGAAAACCTATGAATTACTTTCAAAGGGGCAGACATCGGGTATTTTCCAATTTGAATCTGGCGGGATGCAAAATGTTCTGCAGAAGCTTAAGCCTACCTCATTTGGTGACCTGGTTGCTGTGAACGCCTTGTACAGACCAGGTCCTATGGATAATATCCCGGCATATATTGCAAGGAAGCATGGACAGGAGACCGTCTCTTATCCTCATCCTGTACTTAAGGAAATTCTTGAGCCGACATACGGAATCATTGTCTATCAGGAGCAAATCATGCAGATTGCCTCTACGATGGCTGGCTTCAGTTTAGGTGAAGCCGATTTGCTGCGCAGAGCGGTCAGCAAGAAGAAGAAGGATGTGCTGGATCAGGAAAGAGAGCATTTCGTCCGCGGTGCTGAAAGGAACGGATATGACACGAGGCGTGCAAATGACGTGTATGATTTAATTGTCCGTTTTGCTAATTACGGGTTCCCGAAAAGCCATGCGGTTGCCTATAGCTTAATTGCCTATCAGCTTGCTTATTTGAAAGCAAACTATTTTCTCCATTTCATGTCCGGAATTATGACGTCTGTGATTGGCAATGAAGAGAAGATTATCCAGTATGTCCAGGAATTGAAGAGTAATGGGTATGAATTACTTCCGCCATCCATTAATAGGAGCCACTATCCGTTTGTGATTGAGAAGGGGAAGGGAATCCGCTACAGTCTCGCAGGTATAAAGGGAATTGGGGCATCTGTTTTGCGTGAGATTGTTCAAGCGCGCAAAAATGGTCCCTTTGCCGACTTGTTCGATTTTTGCGTTCGTGTGCCTGCAAGGGTTTTGAACAGAAAGGTGCTCGAAAATCTCTGCTATGCTGGGGCGTTTGATGAGTTCTCCATTGACCGGGCAAGTATTCTTGCCAGTATTGATGTGGCATTGGAACATGTGGAATTGGTCCGCCCCTCAAATGGCGACGCTAGTTTCTTTGATTCAGATGATGAAATGATAAAGCCGAAATACATGATTGTCGACCCGATGCCTTCTACAATAAAGCTGCAAAAAGAAAAAGAAGTGCTCGGATTCTATTTGTCTGATCATCCTCTATCAGCGTACCGGAAGAAATTAACTCATGCGGGAGCCTTGCCGATTGTTAAATACCACCCAGGCATGTCCGGCTATCTTGGCGCTTTTATTCAGTCTGTGAAAACAATCCGTACCAAAAAAGGAGAGAACATGGCCTTTTTCACCGCGGGTGATGAAACGGGCGAGATGGATTGTGTCGCCTTTCCGGATGTATATAGACATTCTAACGTTCTCTTAAAGGAAGGCAATATGCTGCTTTTAGAGGGGAAATCAGAAGAGCGGAATGGCAAGAAGCAGTTTGTCCTCAAAGCGATCTATAATTTGCATGATGAGAATGAACAATTGCGCCAATTATTTAAATCGCTGTTTATCAGATTGACTCCTGATCGGCAAACGCCGACAAATCTTGCAGAAATCAAACGATGTCTTGCTGGATATCGAGGGAATGTAAAAGTTTATCTTCGTTATGAAAAGGAAGCAAAGACCATTCAACTGTCAAAGGAGAATTGGGTAACCCCGTCATCCCAATTGATTTCTATGTTGGAAGAGATTGCTGGTAAAGGAAATGTTCTGTTAAAAGAAGATTGA
- a CDS encoding DHH family phosphoesterase yields the protein MKERILDAIKQYETIILHRHVRPDPDAYGSQCGLGEMIKASFPEKNVYMVGLEEESLRFLKELDQIPDSVYDQALVIVCDTANQERVCDQRYTMGDMLIKIDHHPNDDAYGDIVWVDTSASSCSEMIYDFYTFGKDKGLKLTQEAARLLYAGIVGDTGRFLYPSTTDKTFLYAGELIHYGFDRTEIYNGLYDVEEAVVRLNGYVFEHFKMDENGVGSMVITKDVMDRFGVKASQASLLVSTLGGIKGLKAWAFFIEEGKDIRVRLRSKGPVINGIAKKYNGGGHPLASGATIYDWADVDKVVADLVEVCKA from the coding sequence ATGAAAGAACGCATACTTGATGCAATTAAACAATATGAGACGATTATCTTACATAGGCATGTCCGTCCGGATCCTGATGCATACGGATCTCAATGCGGGCTTGGAGAAATGATTAAGGCATCTTTCCCGGAGAAGAATGTATATATGGTAGGGCTGGAGGAGGAGTCCCTTCGTTTTTTGAAGGAGTTGGATCAAATCCCTGATTCTGTATACGACCAAGCTCTTGTTATTGTATGTGACACTGCTAATCAGGAGCGGGTATGTGATCAGCGGTATACAATGGGCGATATGCTCATCAAGATTGACCACCATCCGAACGATGATGCATATGGAGATATTGTATGGGTGGACACATCAGCGAGCTCCTGCAGTGAAATGATTTATGACTTTTATACGTTCGGCAAGGATAAGGGCTTGAAGCTGACTCAGGAGGCTGCACGCTTACTTTATGCTGGCATTGTAGGGGATACCGGAAGATTCCTCTATCCGAGCACCACTGATAAAACCTTCCTGTATGCAGGTGAGCTAATTCATTATGGATTTGACCGCACAGAGATCTATAATGGACTTTATGATGTGGAAGAGGCGGTCGTTCGTTTAAACGGTTACGTTTTTGAACACTTTAAAATGGATGAGAACGGCGTTGGTTCTATGGTCATCACAAAGGATGTCATGGATCGTTTTGGAGTGAAGGCATCACAGGCTTCCCTATTAGTGAGCACGCTCGGCGGAATAAAGGGCTTGAAAGCATGGGCCTTCTTTATAGAGGAAGGCAAGGATATCCGGGTTCGTCTCCGTTCCAAGGGGCCGGTCATCAATGGCATTGCCAAAAAATATAATGGCGGGGGACATCCGCTCGCATCAGGAGCGACTATCTATGACTGGGCAGACGTGGATAAGGTCGTGGCAGACTTAGTGGAGGTTTGCAAGGCTTAA